The Pricia mediterranea genome includes a window with the following:
- a CDS encoding ParA family protein — protein MGKIIAIANQKGGVGKTTTTVNLAASLGVLEKKVLLIDADPQANATSGLGIDVDTVEMGTYQLLEHSVTAKEIIIATDSPNLDLIPAHIDLVAIEIEMVDKDGREYKMKEAISDLRDSYDYILIDCAPSLGLLTLNALSAADSVIIPIQCEYFALEGLGKLLNTIKSVQKIHNPDLDIEGMLLTMFDSRLRLSNQVVEEVRKHFADMVFDTIIQRNVRLSEAPSYGESIIKYDASSKGAANYLNLANEVVTKNKAAV, from the coding sequence ATGGGCAAGATAATTGCGATAGCAAACCAAAAGGGAGGTGTGGGCAAGACGACCACTACGGTCAATCTGGCCGCATCGCTGGGGGTATTGGAGAAAAAGGTGTTGCTGATCGATGCAGATCCCCAAGCCAACGCGACCTCGGGGCTAGGTATCGATGTGGACACGGTGGAAATGGGCACCTATCAACTGCTTGAACACAGTGTTACCGCCAAGGAAATCATTATTGCTACCGATTCCCCCAACCTCGACCTTATCCCCGCGCATATCGACCTTGTCGCGATCGAAATCGAGATGGTGGACAAAGATGGACGGGAATATAAGATGAAGGAGGCTATTTCCGATCTTCGGGACAGCTATGATTATATCCTTATCGACTGTGCGCCGTCATTGGGACTTCTAACCTTGAACGCACTGAGTGCCGCCGATTCGGTAATTATCCCCATCCAATGCGAATATTTTGCTTTGGAAGGTCTCGGAAAGCTTTTGAACACCATTAAAAGCGTACAGAAAATCCACAATCCCGATCTCGATATCGAAGGCATGCTTCTAACCATGTTCGACTCCCGGTTAAGACTCTCGAACCAAGTCGTCGAAGAAGTACGGAAACATTTTGCCGATATGGTCTTCGATACCATCATCCAAAGGAACGTTCGTCTGAGCGAAGCCCCCAGCTACGGCGAAAGCATTATCAAATACGACGCGAGCAGTAAAGGCGCGGCCAACTACCTCAACCTGGCCAACGAGGTCGTCACCAAGAACAAGGCCGCGGTTTAA
- a CDS encoding ParB/RepB/Spo0J family partition protein → MAKATKKQALGRGLSALLKDPENDIQSATDRNADKVVGNIVELDIDAIEVNPFQPRSNFNDEALHELASSIRELGVIQPITVRKLDFNKFQLVSGERRYRASRLVGLETIPAYIRIANDQESLEMALVENIQRQDLDPIEIALSYQRLIDDIQLTQEKMSERVGKKRSTITNYLRLLKLDPIVQTGIRDGFLSMGHGRALVNIDKKADQIALYEKIVGENLSVRNTEQAVKAYREGKKGSGKSNKQTSKKPDFVDDTIDKFTEHLSVKVGITASPKGSGKITIPFHSQEEFKRIQKLILGQ, encoded by the coding sequence ATGGCGAAGGCAACGAAGAAACAGGCACTCGGACGTGGATTATCGGCACTTCTAAAAGATCCCGAGAACGACATTCAATCCGCCACGGACCGCAATGCGGACAAGGTAGTCGGCAATATCGTGGAGTTGGACATCGATGCCATCGAGGTGAACCCGTTTCAGCCGCGTTCGAACTTTAACGATGAAGCGCTGCACGAACTCGCCAGTTCGATTCGCGAACTGGGGGTCATTCAACCGATCACCGTCCGGAAACTGGACTTCAATAAATTCCAGCTCGTCTCGGGGGAGCGGCGCTATAGGGCCTCACGATTGGTCGGACTCGAGACCATTCCCGCTTACATCCGTATCGCCAACGATCAGGAATCCCTGGAAATGGCCCTTGTCGAAAACATTCAAAGGCAAGACCTCGACCCCATTGAGATAGCGCTCTCTTACCAACGCCTGATCGACGATATACAACTTACCCAAGAAAAAATGAGCGAACGAGTGGGGAAAAAACGCTCGACCATTACCAATTATTTGCGTTTGTTAAAGCTCGATCCCATCGTACAAACGGGAATTCGAGACGGATTTTTAAGCATGGGGCACGGTAGAGCCTTGGTGAACATCGATAAAAAGGCCGACCAAATCGCCCTCTATGAAAAAATAGTGGGTGAGAACCTTTCCGTCCGCAATACGGAACAAGCGGTCAAAGCCTATCGCGAAGGGAAAAAAGGCTCTGGTAAATCCAATAAGCAAACATCAAAAAAGCCGGATTTCGTCGATGACACTATCGACAAGTTCACCGAGCATCTCTCCGTCAAGGTGGGTATCACGGCATCCCCTAAAGGCAGTGGAAAAATTACCATTCCCTTCCATTCCCAAGAGGAATTCAAACGCATTCAAAAACTGATACTTGGCCAATAA
- a CDS encoding DUF5683 domain-containing protein yields the protein MTTVLSKATPLKTIVDSMGKFLFTTLLLGIFTVSGIAQENDSIPNASQEIDSLQADLKEEGIIVVDTLKKKKVRINPLAPSKAAFYSAAFPGLGQIYNKRYWKAPIVWGVLGGAIYGYVYNDDLYRRFRTAFKRRQAGFTDDEFYDPFGGVGQIPRLDQDDLQNQQEARQRDRDLWLVGVIAVYILNIVDANVDAHLKQFNVDEDLSFDMQPFLDVDPIMNRPNYGMAVVVRF from the coding sequence TTGACGACAGTTCTATCCAAGGCAACCCCACTGAAGACCATAGTCGATTCCATGGGTAAATTCCTCTTTACTACGTTGCTACTGGGAATTTTTACGGTATCCGGAATCGCGCAGGAGAACGACAGTATTCCTAATGCCTCCCAGGAAATCGACTCCCTACAAGCCGATTTAAAAGAGGAGGGCATTATTGTCGTGGATACCTTAAAGAAAAAAAAAGTACGGATCAATCCCCTGGCGCCGAGTAAGGCCGCGTTCTATTCCGCCGCTTTTCCAGGATTGGGTCAAATTTATAACAAGCGCTATTGGAAAGCGCCTATCGTTTGGGGCGTGCTCGGAGGGGCCATTTACGGATATGTTTATAACGATGACCTTTATCGACGTTTTCGAACGGCTTTCAAGAGAAGGCAGGCCGGTTTTACCGATGATGAGTTCTATGATCCCTTCGGTGGTGTCGGACAGATTCCCCGTTTGGACCAAGATGATCTGCAGAACCAACAGGAAGCCCGCCAGCGCGATCGCGACCTCTGGTTGGTCGGGGTTATAGCAGTGTATATCTTAAATATTGTAGATGCCAATGTCGATGCGCACCTCAAACAGTTCAATGTCGATGAAGACCTAAGTTTCGATATGCAGCCCTTTTTGGATGTAGATCCCATAATGAATCGACCAAATTATGGAATGGCGGTGGTGGTGCGGTTTTAG
- the dapB gene encoding 4-hydroxy-tetrahydrodipicolinate reductase, translating into MNIALFGYGKMGKMIETVSQNKGHNIVAKIDVDSGDIDYSEMDVAIDFSMPDAAFDNISGCFENGVPVISGTTGWLDNYDDAVALCQEKNGAFIYASNFSLGVTIFFELNRYLAQMMSRLDQYRVSLEEIHHTQKLDAPSGTAISLAEDIIENSDYQGWKLDRAGDGEIPVTSKRIGDTPGTHTVNYGSKVDHIEIRHAAHNREGFALGAVIAAEWIQGKTGIFTMKDVLDLNR; encoded by the coding sequence TTGAACATTGCACTTTTCGGATACGGAAAAATGGGTAAGATGATCGAGACGGTCTCCCAAAATAAAGGACATAACATCGTGGCCAAAATCGATGTGGACTCCGGGGACATCGATTATTCCGAGATGGATGTTGCCATCGATTTCAGTATGCCCGATGCCGCCTTTGACAACATCAGCGGATGTTTTGAAAACGGGGTGCCCGTGATATCAGGTACAACAGGATGGCTGGATAATTACGATGATGCCGTCGCTTTGTGCCAAGAAAAAAATGGGGCATTTATCTATGCCTCCAATTTTAGCCTCGGGGTCACTATTTTTTTTGAATTGAACCGGTATTTGGCACAAATGATGAGCAGGTTGGACCAATATCGGGTGTCCTTGGAAGAAATCCACCATACACAAAAACTGGATGCCCCCAGCGGAACGGCCATCAGCCTTGCCGAGGACATCATCGAAAACAGCGATTACCAAGGATGGAAGCTTGATCGGGCCGGGGATGGGGAGATTCCCGTTACCTCAAAACGTATCGGCGATACCCCCGGGACCCATACCGTGAACTACGGGAGCAAGGTAGATCATATTGAAATTAGGCACGCCGCCCACAATCGCGAAGGCTTCGCCCTGGGTGCTGTCATCGCGGCAGAATGGATTCAAGGGAAGACCGGGATTTTCACCATGAAAGACGTGCTCGATTTGAACCGATAA
- the lepB gene encoding signal peptidase I — MDTTQWIIFILIVQVIHYLGTWKLYVKAGRKSWEAAVPIYNAIVLMKIINRPTWWTVLLFIPIINLLMFPIIWIETIRSFGRNSLGETWLVILTLGFYIYYVNYALDVKYIENRGLHPKTATGEWVSSIAFAVIAATLVHTYFIQPYVIPTPSLERTLRVGDLLFVSKFHYGARAPMTTVAAPMVHDTLPVLGVKSYLNKPQLPYFRLPGFTKVDRNDIVVFSWPADTVRQFFKKEAGVDKPIDKKSNYVKRCVGLPGDSLAVIDGYVHINGKQLQLPDRAKLQFNYNIYAQKGVSSKILQNVGANSFERRYIVGSLNQQQANALNPYIQGFRERPDGDFYVFTKAAGIPLSVIRKNGISIKEETARQRMAPLTDAMVADLRKNPGIDSVVRIVDPKGRAGANNFPQNPDYPWSYDQMGPIYIPEKGKTVALDIHVLPLYKKIIREYEGNTISVSGNQIKLNGEVADSYTFKQDYYWMMGDNRDRSEDSRAWGYVPENHIVGTPIFIWASFDNFVNAKGQMNKPWQWKPRWDRIFTTVHGSGEPVSYFKYFLIALVAYFVGSWLWKRRKAKR, encoded by the coding sequence ATGGACACAACACAGTGGATCATTTTTATCCTCATCGTACAGGTCATCCACTATTTGGGCACCTGGAAATTGTACGTCAAGGCCGGTAGAAAGTCTTGGGAGGCGGCAGTTCCTATATACAATGCCATCGTATTGATGAAGATTATCAATCGGCCTACATGGTGGACGGTACTTCTCTTTATCCCTATCATTAACCTCTTGATGTTTCCCATTATTTGGATCGAGACCATCCGAAGTTTTGGAAGAAACAGCTTAGGGGAGACCTGGCTCGTGATTCTCACCCTAGGGTTTTACATCTATTATGTCAATTACGCGCTCGATGTAAAATATATCGAGAACCGGGGTCTGCACCCAAAGACCGCCACCGGCGAATGGGTCAGTTCCATCGCCTTTGCCGTGATAGCCGCTACCCTCGTGCATACCTATTTTATCCAGCCCTACGTAATTCCTACTCCCTCGCTGGAGCGAACGCTTCGGGTAGGCGACCTGCTCTTTGTAAGCAAATTCCACTATGGTGCCCGCGCCCCGATGACCACGGTGGCCGCCCCCATGGTACATGACACCCTTCCGGTCCTTGGTGTCAAATCATACCTCAACAAGCCCCAACTCCCCTATTTCAGGTTGCCCGGATTTACTAAGGTGGACAGAAACGATATTGTGGTGTTCAGCTGGCCGGCGGATACGGTACGTCAGTTTTTTAAGAAAGAAGCGGGAGTGGACAAGCCCATTGACAAAAAATCTAACTACGTCAAGCGCTGTGTCGGTCTTCCCGGGGACTCCCTGGCCGTTATCGATGGTTACGTCCATATCAACGGAAAGCAATTGCAGCTGCCCGATCGGGCCAAACTGCAGTTCAATTACAACATATACGCCCAAAAAGGAGTCTCCTCAAAAATATTACAAAATGTAGGTGCCAATAGTTTTGAACGTCGGTATATCGTAGGCTCGTTGAACCAACAACAGGCAAATGCCCTTAATCCTTATATCCAAGGGTTCAGGGAGCGACCGGACGGGGACTTTTATGTATTCACGAAAGCAGCGGGAATCCCTCTTAGCGTCATCCGAAAAAACGGGATTTCGATAAAGGAAGAGACCGCCAGACAACGGATGGCTCCGTTGACCGACGCGATGGTGGCCGACCTCAGAAAGAATCCCGGCATTGATTCCGTCGTACGAATCGTAGATCCCAAAGGCAGGGCGGGCGCAAACAATTTTCCCCAGAATCCGGACTACCCCTGGAGCTATGATCAGATGGGACCCATCTACATCCCCGAAAAAGGAAAAACGGTAGCCCTGGATATCCACGTGCTGCCACTTTACAAAAAAATTATCAGGGAATACGAGGGCAATACCATCAGTGTTTCTGGCAACCAGATCAAACTAAACGGGGAGGTAGCGGACTCGTACACCTTTAAACAGGACTATTATTGGATGATGGGCGACAACCGCGACCGTTCCGAAGATAGCCGCGCCTGGGGATACGTACCCGAAAACCATATTGTGGGAACGCCGATCTTTATCTGGGCGAGCTTCGACAATTTCGTCAACGCCAAGGGTCAAATGAACAAACCCTGGCAATGGAAGCCCCGTTGGGACCGTATCTTTACGACCGTACATGGCAGCGGCGAACCCGTATCGTACTTCAAGTACTTTTTGATTGCGTTAGTGGCCTATTTTGTGGGGAGCTGGCTTTGGAAACGACGGAAGGCCAAGCGTTGA
- a CDS encoding aminotransferase class III-fold pyridoxal phosphate-dependent enzyme, producing MEYTTYNISVEEAGRITLELFGIHGKAFPLPGYIDFNFRIKVDDGEGYILKISPPDANPEYLDFQQKLLQYTEKTNADLISPRVVSDAEGNPLAYYTDTSGNRRMVRLLSWIPGRIWSNVNPQNDDLRLSLGRQCGKLTRALQGFDHPHAHREFEWDIARSLWTVAHLDLFDERERKILTGFQKAFEKAQPAYSQLRKSVVHNDANDFNLVVSEDLVRPTVRAAIDYGDAIRTQIINDLAIACAYAIMGHNAPLEAALPVVKGYHATFPLKEKELEHLYTTIAMRLVISVTQSAINKQKEPDNAYLLVSEKPGWEVLKKWYAVHADFAHYSFRQACGFIPHPDEAAFKKWASQNNFSLSDLFPTVGKCAAHPLDLSVSSPWLGQQVDFDDLALFQFKIDRVQQQHPEKIISGGYLEPRTVYTTTKYGRIGNNGPENRTIHLGTDFWLPAGTAVNALFDGEVIASVNDAGDKEYGGLIILKHSIENFEFFTLYGHLTIASVEKNKVGQQLLKGDRIGNLGPPKENGNWSPHLHFQIMLSMLGYTVDYPGVGYFEQVPVWTSICPDPNLLFKLPALEPRPKTSNDKLIDFRTNHLGKSLSLHFEVPIKMVRGAGQYLIDENGRKYLDTVNNVAHVGHEHPEVVRAGQRQMALLNTNSRYLHDNINELTQILLETLPPELSVLHFVNSGSEANELAIRMVRAATGERDIIASEVGYHGNTNTTVDISSYKFDGKGGQGAPEHTHIFPLPDVFRGKYRGQDTGHRYAEEVQNLIDAVREKGRGVGALIVEPIISCGGQIELPEGFLSQAYTYVRAAGGLCISDEVQVGCGRVGKSFWGFQLHGVTPDIVTIGKPLGNGHPLAAVACTREVADRFANGMEYFNTFGGNPVSCAIGTEVLRIVKREKLQEHALYIGELLKSGLRSLARDFPIIGDVRGQGLFLGFELVDSEMNPLADRADYLANRMKDHGILMSTDGPDRNVLKIKPPLVFNQDNVEKLLFYLEKVFQEDFMVRC from the coding sequence ATGGAGTACACTACCTATAATATCAGCGTCGAAGAAGCGGGGCGTATCACCCTAGAACTTTTCGGAATCCACGGAAAGGCCTTTCCCCTACCCGGCTACATCGATTTTAACTTTCGGATCAAAGTGGATGACGGGGAGGGCTACATCCTTAAAATATCTCCCCCCGATGCAAATCCGGAGTATTTGGATTTCCAGCAAAAGTTGTTGCAATACACCGAAAAAACCAATGCCGATTTGATTTCACCCCGGGTCGTATCGGATGCCGAGGGAAATCCCCTAGCCTACTACACCGATACTTCCGGCAACCGACGGATGGTCCGCCTGCTTAGTTGGATTCCCGGTAGGATCTGGAGCAATGTCAACCCCCAAAACGATGACCTGCGCCTTAGCCTAGGCCGACAATGCGGAAAGCTGACCCGAGCACTACAGGGCTTCGATCATCCTCACGCCCACCGGGAATTTGAATGGGATATCGCGCGATCCCTCTGGACGGTGGCACATCTCGACCTTTTCGATGAAAGGGAACGGAAAATCCTGACAGGCTTTCAAAAAGCTTTTGAAAAAGCGCAACCTGCTTATTCCCAACTTCGGAAGTCCGTCGTACACAACGATGCCAACGACTTTAACCTAGTGGTCTCCGAAGATCTGGTCCGCCCCACGGTGCGGGCGGCCATCGATTATGGCGATGCGATACGTACCCAGATTATCAACGATCTGGCCATCGCCTGTGCCTACGCTATTATGGGACATAACGCGCCTTTGGAGGCCGCACTACCAGTGGTTAAAGGCTACCATGCCACATTTCCCCTAAAGGAAAAGGAACTTGAGCATCTGTACACCACGATTGCCATGCGGTTGGTCATCTCCGTGACCCAATCTGCCATCAACAAGCAAAAGGAACCGGACAATGCCTATTTACTGGTCAGCGAAAAACCGGGCTGGGAAGTCCTAAAAAAATGGTACGCCGTCCATGCCGATTTTGCCCATTACAGCTTTCGACAGGCCTGTGGCTTCATACCTCACCCCGATGAAGCGGCATTCAAAAAATGGGCCTCACAAAATAATTTTTCTTTGTCCGATCTTTTTCCAACGGTCGGAAAATGCGCGGCACATCCGCTTGACCTTAGTGTATCCAGTCCCTGGTTGGGGCAACAAGTGGATTTCGATGACTTAGCACTGTTCCAGTTTAAGATTGACAGGGTACAACAACAACATCCCGAAAAAATAATCTCGGGGGGGTATCTGGAACCCCGAACGGTTTACACTACGACAAAATACGGCCGTATCGGCAACAACGGGCCGGAAAACCGCACCATACATTTGGGAACGGACTTTTGGCTGCCCGCCGGAACCGCCGTAAACGCCCTCTTCGACGGCGAGGTAATCGCTTCCGTGAACGATGCGGGAGACAAGGAGTACGGGGGACTCATCATCTTAAAACACAGCATTGAAAACTTTGAATTTTTTACGCTCTACGGACATCTTACGATTGCGTCAGTAGAAAAAAACAAAGTAGGACAGCAACTTCTAAAGGGAGACAGGATCGGCAATCTAGGTCCCCCTAAGGAAAACGGCAACTGGTCACCGCACCTCCACTTTCAGATTATGCTATCGATGTTGGGGTACACGGTCGACTATCCGGGCGTCGGGTATTTCGAGCAGGTCCCGGTCTGGACCAGCATTTGTCCCGATCCCAACCTGTTGTTCAAATTGCCGGCGCTAGAACCACGGCCAAAAACCTCGAACGATAAGTTGATCGACTTTCGAACAAACCATCTGGGCAAAAGCCTGAGCCTACATTTTGAGGTGCCCATCAAAATGGTGCGGGGGGCGGGCCAGTACCTCATCGATGAAAACGGGCGAAAGTACCTCGATACCGTGAACAACGTCGCCCACGTGGGGCACGAGCATCCCGAGGTAGTAAGGGCGGGGCAGCGACAGATGGCCCTACTCAATACCAATTCCCGCTACCTGCACGATAACATCAACGAGCTCACCCAAATACTTTTGGAGACCCTGCCGCCGGAACTCTCGGTGCTGCACTTTGTCAACTCCGGCAGTGAGGCGAACGAGCTGGCCATCCGCATGGTCAGGGCGGCGACCGGAGAACGGGACATTATCGCCTCGGAAGTCGGATACCACGGTAACACCAATACAACAGTCGATATCAGTTCCTATAAATTTGATGGAAAAGGAGGACAGGGGGCGCCCGAACACACCCATATTTTCCCTTTGCCGGATGTCTTTCGGGGCAAATACCGAGGTCAGGACACAGGTCATCGATATGCGGAAGAAGTCCAAAATCTAATCGATGCGGTACGCGAGAAAGGTCGCGGGGTCGGCGCGCTGATCGTCGAGCCCATCATCAGTTGCGGGGGACAGATCGAACTGCCGGAGGGATTTTTATCTCAAGCCTACACGTACGTCCGCGCAGCGGGAGGACTCTGCATTTCCGACGAGGTGCAGGTGGGATGCGGCCGGGTAGGCAAATCCTTTTGGGGCTTTCAACTCCACGGCGTAACGCCTGATATCGTGACTATCGGGAAACCTTTGGGCAACGGACACCCCTTAGCAGCAGTGGCGTGTACGCGCGAAGTAGCGGACCGGTTCGCCAACGGCATGGAGTACTTCAACACCTTTGGAGGCAATCCGGTTTCCTGTGCCATCGGAACGGAGGTACTGCGAATCGTCAAGCGCGAGAAATTGCAGGAACACGCTTTATACATCGGAGAATTACTGAAATCAGGGTTGCGAAGCTTGGCCCGGGATTTCCCGATTATCGGGGACGTTCGCGGGCAGGGACTGTTTTTGGGCTTTGAACTGGTCGATTCCGAAATGAATCCCCTTGCCGACCGGGCCGACTATTTGGCGAACCGAATGAAAGACCATGGTATCTTGATGAGTACCGATGGACCCGATCGAAATGTTTTGAAAATCAAACCCCCTCTTGTTTTTAATCAGGATAACGTGGAAAAATTGTTGTTCTACTTGGAGAAGGTTTTTCAGGAGGATTTTATGGTAAGATGTTAA
- a CDS encoding DsrE family protein, with protein sequence MKTFIAFCSLLSIAASASAQEWINPVIKDYGKIKFYKNAELVPDKNTEYKMVFDLTLDSQGDSINKGLNKIARAINLLGASGVPKEKMYLVGIIHSNTTSVILSNEAHRKRTGKDNPNMDLLKVLTENGVKFYVCGQSLAHRGIDIAEMNPYIDLSLSAMTSLTYFQYRGYALMP encoded by the coding sequence ATGAAAACATTTATTGCTTTTTGTTCCCTCCTTTCTATCGCCGCTTCGGCCTCCGCCCAAGAGTGGATCAACCCCGTTATCAAAGACTACGGAAAAATAAAATTCTATAAGAATGCGGAACTGGTTCCGGATAAAAACACGGAGTATAAAATGGTGTTCGATCTAACCTTGGACAGCCAAGGAGATAGCATCAATAAAGGCTTGAACAAAATAGCGCGAGCCATCAATCTATTGGGAGCTTCGGGCGTTCCTAAAGAAAAAATGTATTTAGTCGGGATAATACATAGCAACACGACCTCAGTGATTTTGTCGAATGAAGCACATCGCAAACGCACGGGCAAGGATAACCCAAATATGGACCTCTTGAAAGTTTTGACCGAAAACGGGGTGAAGTTTTATGTTTGTGGTCAGTCGCTTGCCCATAGAGGTATTGATATAGCTGAAATGAACCCATATATTGATTTGAGCCTCTCAGCAATGACTAGCTTGACCTATTTTCAATATAGGGGATATGCACTGATGCCTTAG
- a CDS encoding MlaD family protein: protein MENSTSQKLKLGIFVVLGVVLLYTAVYLIGNEQNLFGRTFKIYAHFDNVSGLKLGDNVRYAGINVGAVKQLKMVNDTTVRVEMQMQGDMQKKIRSDALATIANHGF, encoded by the coding sequence ATGGAAAATTCAACTTCACAAAAATTAAAATTGGGAATTTTCGTCGTTCTTGGGGTGGTCCTGCTGTACACTGCAGTCTATCTGATCGGCAACGAACAAAATTTGTTCGGACGGACTTTCAAGATTTACGCTCACTTCGATAACGTGAGCGGACTAAAATTGGGTGACAACGTGCGCTATGCGGGAATCAACGTAGGTGCCGTTAAACAACTGAAGATGGTGAACGATACCACAGTGCGGGTCGAAATGCAGATGCAAGGCGATATGCAGAAAAAAATAAGGTCCGATGCCCTGGCGACCATAGCAAATCACGGGTTTTGA
- a CDS encoding NAD(P)-dependent oxidoreductase — protein MFKKLVAIEPLNLIPSAEKALENYAHKVVLYRDVPDNNDEIVARIDDADAVLLSITSTLGREVLERCDNLDYIGMCCSLYSVESANVDIKFANSKNIEVTGIRDYGDEGVVEYVISELVRCLHGFGQKPDGSPEKPWDGVAREITGIKAGIIGLGKSGGMVADALHFFGADIQYFARSEKDWAEDKGYRFTPLNKLLAENEVVITCLNKHVVLLNEEEFEHLGDNKILFNTGLSQAWDEIPFAQWLEGDNRVYCDTLGALGNERFLDHRNVRCMEVSVGRTRQAFDRLSEKVLANIDGFIKKQ, from the coding sequence ATGTTCAAAAAATTGGTCGCCATTGAGCCCTTAAATTTGATTCCATCCGCCGAAAAAGCACTGGAAAACTATGCCCATAAAGTGGTGTTGTACCGCGATGTGCCCGATAACAACGATGAAATCGTGGCCCGTATCGATGATGCTGATGCGGTATTGCTGAGCATTACCTCGACCCTGGGCCGTGAAGTGCTGGAACGTTGCGATAACCTTGATTATATCGGGATGTGCTGCTCCCTCTATTCCGTCGAAAGTGCCAATGTGGATATTAAATTTGCAAATTCCAAAAATATCGAGGTGACGGGAATACGGGATTATGGGGATGAGGGCGTCGTAGAATATGTAATTAGTGAACTCGTGCGCTGCCTTCACGGTTTCGGCCAAAAACCGGATGGAAGTCCCGAAAAACCTTGGGACGGTGTCGCCCGAGAAATCACCGGCATCAAGGCCGGCATCATAGGCTTGGGCAAATCAGGGGGGATGGTCGCCGACGCACTGCATTTTTTTGGGGCCGATATTCAATATTTCGCACGTAGCGAAAAGGATTGGGCAGAAGATAAGGGATATCGTTTTACGCCTTTAAACAAACTGCTCGCCGAAAACGAGGTGGTAATCACTTGTCTGAACAAGCATGTTGTTCTTCTGAACGAAGAAGAGTTCGAACACCTCGGAGACAATAAAATCCTGTTCAATACCGGACTTTCCCAGGCCTGGGACGAAATCCCTTTCGCTCAGTGGCTCGAGGGCGACAACCGGGTCTACTGTGATACATTGGGCGCACTGGGCAACGAGCGATTCTTAGACCACCGCAACGTACGCTGTATGGAGGTTTCCGTCGGTCGCACCCGGCAGGCTTTCGACCGATTGAGCGAAAAAGTACTAGCGAATATCGACGGGTTTATCAAAAAGCAATAG
- a CDS encoding aspartate dehydrogenase domain-containing protein yields MGKRTLAIVGCGKLAQIIVDALNNGLLPDYKLIGTYSRTFEKAERLADYINRAETVHTCTASKSLDELFTLNPDYILETASPAAMRELAIPALEHGSSIVTLSIGAFADTDFYESVKEAARTHNTRVHLVPGAIGGFDVLRTVALMSKSSATFATEKGPNSLKNTEVYDEGLQNEKRTVLKGNAVEAIELFPTKVNVAVAAALASVGPEEIGVSITSTPDFVGDRHRIEMKNDQVDAIIDIYSRKSDIAGWSVVNTLRNITSPIAF; encoded by the coding sequence ATGGGAAAAAGAACACTTGCTATTGTGGGCTGCGGGAAGCTGGCCCAAATTATTGTTGATGCCTTAAATAATGGACTATTGCCCGATTACAAACTCATTGGCACGTATTCGCGGACCTTCGAAAAGGCGGAGCGGCTTGCCGATTACATCAATCGCGCGGAAACAGTCCATACCTGCACCGCCAGTAAATCCTTGGACGAACTCTTCACCTTAAATCCGGATTATATCTTAGAGACCGCTTCCCCCGCCGCCATGCGCGAACTGGCAATACCAGCATTAGAGCATGGTTCTTCGATCGTGACTCTTTCCATAGGTGCTTTTGCCGATACGGATTTTTATGAAAGTGTGAAGGAAGCAGCCCGGACCCATAACACCCGTGTGCATCTTGTTCCCGGGGCCATCGGCGGATTTGACGTGTTGCGGACCGTCGCTTTGATGAGCAAGTCTTCGGCCACCTTCGCGACCGAAAAAGGACCGAATTCATTGAAAAATACCGAAGTCTATGATGAAGGCCTACAAAACGAAAAAAGGACGGTATTGAAAGGAAACGCGGTCGAGGCCATCGAACTTTTTCCCACGAAAGTGAATGTGGCGGTAGCCGCCGCCCTCGCCTCCGTTGGGCCGGAAGAAATTGGTGTATCGATCACATCGACCCCTGATTTTGTGGGGGACCGCCACCGTATCGAAATGAAGAACGATCAGGTTGATGCCATTATTGATATCTATAGCAGAAAATCGGATATTGCGGGATGGAGCGTGGTCAACACCTTGCGGAATATCACTTCGCCTATTGCTTTTTGA